The Quercus robur chromosome 7, dhQueRobu3.1, whole genome shotgun sequence genome has a segment encoding these proteins:
- the LOC126692600 gene encoding uncharacterized protein LOC126692600: protein MSRKKLRKPIWREGHRRSPRISASKAQNVNVNVNETHPNFGVSHSHSKSSKLSGSDAQAQAQTQTQTQGPATRTRATKKRRLKPLQDVASTSTSLSPRPLQQQQQKGGTKPIYKDHHTDSDQPVVARSEDSPRHEDHATYTNKPSCMPSAPWMPEKRILELVLDVLQRRDTHEIFAEPVDPNEAEDYYEIIEEPMDFGTMRAKLHEGMYRSLEQFENDVFLIPKNAMHFNSSATIYFRQARAIHELATKIFHVLKTDPENFELEFSDTKRRRRRSGRRPQSEAGGSIKTSLPMLPTNVKSSSMTIDISSNTIPSFRNSSNLGRSFQLNSQCSGIATRFDAIDPALLFGAKDGRRFSSFEVDRRCTYRPWMSFLNENESNFSTIYSSLKPLEHVSQQEIGYRESLMLFVEGLGPTAKMIAERKLLGLSADTSNYQTSNYWFPAQKCHADMASNPAQWGPSTLNTISKTPTSQNFLDHHYGKPSLLKNSCDTMNLGDAGKGKEANVGEVHASDEKKFLNVLGKNKIYEDRSWDFPFGSYSSTAGTGDLNCLGAEFPNTGNKSTTLEMNKGNFDHQAQLLDSASEFIKSTELESLSKNSYASLSSWPLRTLGRNGLSSFSQTKDSMHNSSLEYLAGHDQAIAAQGPGDGVWSSSKSGQILKSDQPVPQASQFIFDLPYLKTRLDQMSACSEGTSRAKMTYQTSSTCTRQVEPHSDNQQPSSIGSHHTDLALQL from the exons AGGCTCAGGCTCAGACTCAGACTCAGACTCAGGGACCAGCGACAAGGACAAGGGCCACAAAGAAGAGAAGACTCAAACCACTTCAAGATGTTGCTTCAACTTCTACTTCTCTTTCACCCCGAccactacaacaacaacaacaaaag GGTGGCACAAAACCCATTTACAAAGATCATCATACTGATAGTG ATCAACCAGTTGTTGCACGGAGTGAAGATAGCCCAAGACATGAAGATCACGCTACCTACACCA ATAAACCATCCTGCATGCCATCTGCACCATGGATGCCAGAAAAACGTATTCTTGAGCTTGTTCTTGATGTCTTACAAAG GAGAGACACACATGAAATATTTGCTGAACCAGTTGACCCAAATGAG GCTGAAGATTACTATGAAATCATTGAAGAGCCTATGGATTTTGGCACTATGAGGGCTAAACTTCATGAGGGAATGTATAGAAGTCTTGAACAATTTGAG AATGATGTATTTTTAATACCTAAAAATGCGATGCATTTTAATTCTTCAGCTACCATTTATTTCAGACAG GCTCGCGCAATACATGAACTAGCTACAAAGATTTTCCATGTTCTGAAAACTGATCCTGAGAATTTTGAATTGGAGTTCTCAGATACAaaaagaagacgaagaagaagtgGTAGGAGGCCCCAAAGTGAAGCTGGGGGTTCAATTAAGACCTCTCTTCCTATGCTTCCCACAAATGTAAAATCCAGTAGCATGACGATTGATATATCCTCAAATACAATACCATCATTTCGCAATTCATCAAATCTGGGGAGAAGTTTCCAACTAAATTCTCAGTGCTCTGGTATTGCTACTCGTTTTGATGCAATAGATCCTGCACTTCTTTTTG GTGCAAAAGATGGTAGAAGATTTAGCTCTTTTGAAGTAGACCGCCGTTGTACATATAGACCTTGGATGTCTTTCCTCAATGAGAATGAATcaaatttttcaacaatttataGTTCTTTGAAACCACTTGAGCAT GTGAGTCAGCAGGAGATTGGTTATAGAGAAAGCTTGATGCTATTTGTTGAAGGTTTGGGACCAACAGCCAAAATGATTGCTGAGCGAAAGTTGCTTGGACTGTCAGCTGATACATCCAATTACCAGACTTCCAATTATTGGTTCCCAGCTCAAAAATGTCATGCTGACATGGCATCTAACCCTGCCCAATGGGGGCCTAGTACTCTTAATACCATAAGCAAAACCCCAACATCTCAGAATTTCCTGGACCACCACTATGGGAAACCATCTCTCTTAAAAAACTCCTGTGACACAATGAATTTGGGGGATGCTGGCAAAGGAAAAGAGGCCAACGTTGGGGAAGTTCATGCCAGTGATGAGAAGAAATTTCTCAATGTTCTTGGcaagaacaaaatttatgaGGATCGGAGTTGGGATTTTCCATTTGGTTCATATTCCTCCACAGCTGGTACTGGAGATTTGAATTGCTTGGGTGCTGAATTTCCAAACACGGGCAACAAGTCAACAACATTGGAAATGAACAAGGGCAATTTTGATCATCAAGCACAATTATTGGATTCAGCTTCTGAGTTTATTAAGTCAACTGAGTTGGAATCTTTATCGAAAAACAGTTACGCTTCTCTGTCTTCATGGCCTCTACGAACCTTGGGCAGGAATGGACTGTCAAGTTTTAGTCAAACTAAGGACTCCATGCACAACTCAAGTTTGGAATATCTGGCAGGTCATGACCAAGCCATAGCTGCACAAGGCCCTGGTGATGGAGTTTGGAGCTCATCCAAGTCAGGTCAAATTTTGAAATCAGACCAACCCGTGCCACAGGCTTCCCAATTTATTTTTGATCTGCCATATTTGAAAACACGTCTTGACCAGATGAGTGCATGTAGTGAGGGGACCTCTAGAGCCAAAATGACTTACCAAACTTCTTCAACCTGTACTCGTCAAGTAGAGCCTCATAGTGATAATCAACAACCATCTTCAATAGGTAGTCATCATACTGATTTAGCTCTTCAGCTGTAA